One window of the Rosa rugosa chromosome 3, drRosRugo1.1, whole genome shotgun sequence genome contains the following:
- the LOC133739433 gene encoding uncharacterized protein LOC133739433 isoform X2 — protein sequence MTLGFECCFLVLKFYRGEFEQGKSVLFTLSCRRIESKAPVFDSRCYKEDTHRLLLTSRNNDNSCSVINCRKFQSLDSEGLDGDPQRALCQFRFIKLLKLEDDIGTLRLAVSKF from the exons ATGACTCTGGGCTTTGAATGTTGTTTTCTGGTGTTGAAATTTTATCGCGGTGAGTTCGAACAAGGCAAAAGTGTGTTGTTTACTTTGAGTTGCAGGCGCATCGAAAGCAAGGCTCCTGTCTTTGACTCCAG gTGCTATAAGGAAGACACGCATAGACTATTGCTGACATCGAGA AACAACGACAACAGCTGCAGTGTCATAAATTGTCGAAAGTTCCAGAGCCTTGATTCCGAAG GTCTGGATGGTGATCCACAAAGGGCCCTCTGTCAGTTCCGGTTTATTAAACTGCTGAAACTTGAGGATGATATCGGCACCCTAAGGCTCGCCGTTTCAAAGTTCTGA
- the LOC133739433 gene encoding uncharacterized protein LOC133739433 isoform X1 translates to MTLGFECCFLVLKFYRGEFEQGKSVLFTLSCRRIESKAPVFDSRCYKEDTHRLLLTSRVQNNDNSCSVINCRKFQSLDSEGLDGDPQRALCQFRFIKLLKLEDDIGTLRLAVSKF, encoded by the exons ATGACTCTGGGCTTTGAATGTTGTTTTCTGGTGTTGAAATTTTATCGCGGTGAGTTCGAACAAGGCAAAAGTGTGTTGTTTACTTTGAGTTGCAGGCGCATCGAAAGCAAGGCTCCTGTCTTTGACTCCAG gTGCTATAAGGAAGACACGCATAGACTATTGCTGACATCGAGA GTACAGAACAACGACAACAGCTGCAGTGTCATAAATTGTCGAAAGTTCCAGAGCCTTGATTCCGAAG GTCTGGATGGTGATCCACAAAGGGCCCTCTGTCAGTTCCGGTTTATTAAACTGCTGAAACTTGAGGATGATATCGGCACCCTAAGGCTCGCCGTTTCAAAGTTCTGA